The candidate division WOR-3 bacterium genome has a window encoding:
- a CDS encoding GAF domain-containing protein — MQLNKKLDLLKNNESLDELLKKILDLSQEVLHSKAATLFLVDRTNNELVFKIVNGPTSKDLEGKRIKIGEGIAGKVAKEGRTLIVNRAKDSGYANKFDKQTGFTTESLLATPLIVDGEIIGVIEMVNSKRGFYTEESKKIIEKFAEQVSSELKLALLGERLLKTQDFLGSIINSFPGGLIILDEEGFIRKVNPQAKRIFKIKDVKGKKLEEILPYPRIINNIKKIKGKGSFEALIRRDNKDFHYDFEISTAKEITPSGVEKKYLVINIIDITEKIELNRLRYLQEVNANFISGLSHSLRTPLTPILGLSSILKDQPLGENHRKMLEVIYQSAVEMKEIVEKLLDIAEIGTRKVMKPFKEIDIISLLERIILKIDSPYFDFIPEKEKILIYGDYNWLEKCLAQLLILEMKNRKEKRLRLEVREEKNYVYLNFKGAKALIKDFSLLKNIPIIHFNDSLKVESEINCLEVPLIKLILNYHNVKIIMNEKASLFSLRFKK; from the coding sequence ATGCAATTAAACAAGAAGTTAGACCTCCTGAAGAATAATGAATCTCTTGATGAGCTTTTGAAGAAGATTCTTGATCTCTCTCAGGAAGTTCTTCATAGTAAAGCTGCTACTTTATTTCTTGTGGATCGAACAAATAATGAGCTTGTTTTTAAGATTGTCAATGGCCCTACTTCGAAGGATTTGGAAGGGAAAAGAATTAAAATTGGAGAAGGTATTGCAGGGAAAGTGGCTAAAGAAGGGAGAACTTTAATTGTAAATAGAGCAAAAGATTCAGGGTATGCAAATAAGTTTGATAAACAAACTGGCTTTACTACAGAATCTCTTCTTGCAACACCTCTTATTGTTGACGGAGAAATTATTGGAGTAATAGAAATGGTGAATAGTAAGAGGGGTTTTTATACTGAAGAAAGCAAAAAAATAATTGAAAAATTTGCAGAACAAGTTTCTTCAGAACTTAAATTAGCTCTTCTTGGAGAACGACTTTTAAAAACGCAAGATTTTTTGGGTTCTATTATAAACTCTTTCCCAGGAGGCTTAATAATTTTAGATGAGGAAGGATTCATAAGGAAGGTAAATCCACAAGCAAAAAGAATCTTTAAAATTAAGGATGTAAAAGGGAAGAAACTTGAAGAGATTTTACCTTATCCTCGGATCATTAATAATATTAAAAAGATTAAGGGAAAAGGGAGTTTTGAGGCTCTTATTAGAAGGGATAATAAGGATTTTCATTATGATTTTGAGATCTCGACCGCAAAAGAAATAACTCCCTCTGGGGTAGAGAAAAAATATTTAGTTATAAATATTATTGATATTACAGAGAAGATAGAGCTTAATAGACTAAGGTATTTGCAGGAAGTTAATGCAAATTTCATTTCCGGATTATCTCACTCATTAAGGACACCCCTTACACCAATTTTAGGTCTATCAAGTATTTTGAAAGACCAACCTCTTGGAGAAAATCATAGGAAAATGCTTGAAGTAATCTATCAGTCAGCTGTAGAAATGAAAGAAATTGTGGAAAAGCTTTTAGATATTGCAGAGATAGGGACAAGGAAAGTCATGAAACCCTTTAAAGAAATAGATATTATTTCACTTTTAGAAAGAATAATCTTAAAGATTGATTCTCCTTATTTTGATTTTATTCCAGAGAAAGAAAAGATATTAATTTATGGTGATTATAATTGGTTAGAGAAATGTTTAGCTCAATTACTTATTTTGGAGATGAAAAATAGAAAAGAGAAAAGATTAAGACTTGAGGTAAGAGAAGAAAAGAATTATGTATATTTAAATTTTAAAGGGGCCAAGGCATTAATAAAAGATTTTTCTCTCCTAAAAAATATTCCTATTATACATTTTAATGATTCTCTTAAAGTGGAATCAGAAATAAATTGTTTAGAGGTTCCTCTTATAAAGTTGATTTTGAATTATCATAATGTGAAGATTATAATGAATGAAAAGGCATCTTTATTTTCTTTAAGATTTAAAAAGTAG
- a CDS encoding response regulator yields the protein MPKVLVADDAPSILYLFKEFFKLKGFEVDTAENGLEVLKKINKNKYHLLILDIKMGGKHGLEILQRIVELGYKFPVIMCSAYEHLKEDVELIAKGKIDFDFITKPPDLELLWSKVVRLLEKNAIKQEVRPPEE from the coding sequence ATGCCTAAGGTTTTGGTGGCTGATGATGCTCCTTCCATTTTATATTTATTCAAGGAATTTTTTAAGCTGAAGGGATTTGAAGTTGACACTGCAGAAAATGGGCTTGAAGTTTTAAAGAAAATTAACAAAAACAAATATCATCTTCTTATTCTTGATATTAAAATGGGAGGAAAACATGGATTGGAGATTCTTCAAAGAATTGTAGAACTTGGATATAAATTTCCTGTGATTATGTGTTCAGCTTATGAACATTTAAAAGAGGATGTTGAACTTATTGCTAAGGGGAAAATAGATTTTGATTTTATAACAAAACCTCCAGATCTTGAACTTTTATGGAGTAAGGTGGTTAGACTTTTAGAGAAAAATGCAATTAAACAAGAAGTTAGACCTCCTGAAGAATAA
- a CDS encoding ATP-binding protein, translated as MKIKFRKANDLDVFLVFRWLIFLSIILMAIYATEEVERIGLIYKIAFSYFMFNLFLRIWRLDILINQMVLFLLFFFDIIIVSIVFYYTGSISSDYFIFYFLTIMMASISSGIVYSIPITIVSVGVYVWLLKERSQIDFQDPLFLLKIVFLLLTAFISSLWNKIMKERIEEVKTSEEKEKEEIEVFYKEIISSINSGIIIFEDDNNKMLVRLINPKAKELIRKDKKVFSIIEECVKEAQISLENKHLVKVENGKYWGINLTILRDSSGKGKGAIVVFNDITDRKRLEKEMERSERINRLGRLTLQIAHDLRNPLGSISGLAQLLSISSKEEKDREYAKEILKASNIINGLIGDMLEFSRDQVLEKRTFDFLSFIEEIIEDLKRSENVKGKKAKISLIFEKGDYKIEADREKLRRVFVNLINNACDAISEGGEINVEMRENSKSIITKVIDNGVGIPEEKKDEIFEPFITTKPNGTGLGLSIVQRIVSAHKGKIFVDSKVGEGSIFTVELPKKGGENA; from the coding sequence ATGAAGATTAAGTTTAGGAAGGCTAATGATTTAGATGTATTTTTGGTTTTTCGTTGGCTTATTTTCCTTTCTATAATTCTTATGGCGATTTATGCTACGGAAGAGGTTGAAAGAATAGGTCTTATCTATAAAATAGCTTTTTCTTATTTTATGTTCAATCTTTTTTTAAGAATATGGAGACTCGATATTTTAATTAATCAAATGGTTCTTTTCCTTTTGTTCTTTTTTGATATTATTATTGTTTCTATTGTTTTTTATTATACAGGAAGTATTAGTTCAGATTATTTTATTTTTTATTTCCTTACCATAATGATGGCTTCAATTTCCTCAGGAATTGTTTATTCAATACCAATTACTATTGTAAGCGTAGGAGTTTATGTATGGCTTCTTAAAGAAAGATCTCAGATTGATTTTCAGGATCCTTTGTTTTTATTAAAGATAGTGTTTCTCCTTTTAACAGCTTTTATAAGTAGTTTATGGAATAAGATTATGAAAGAAAGAATTGAAGAGGTAAAAACAAGCGAAGAGAAAGAAAAAGAGGAGATAGAGGTTTTCTATAAAGAGATTATCAGTTCCATTAATTCCGGCATTATTATTTTTGAGGATGATAATAACAAAATGTTAGTAAGATTGATTAATCCTAAGGCAAAGGAGCTTATAAGAAAAGATAAGAAAGTCTTCTCCATTATTGAAGAATGTGTGAAAGAAGCGCAGATTTCTTTAGAAAATAAACATTTAGTAAAAGTAGAAAATGGTAAATATTGGGGGATTAATCTTACGATTCTTAGAGATTCCTCTGGAAAAGGTAAAGGAGCTATAGTTGTATTTAATGATATAACAGATAGGAAGAGGTTAGAGAAAGAGATGGAAAGATCTGAAAGGATAAATCGCCTTGGGAGACTAACTCTTCAAATAGCCCATGATTTAAGAAATCCTCTTGGGAGTATTAGTGGGTTAGCCCAGTTGCTTTCAATTTCTTCTAAGGAGGAAAAAGACAGAGAATATGCAAAAGAAATTCTTAAAGCTTCTAATATAATAAATGGATTAATAGGGGACATGCTTGAGTTTTCAAGGGATCAAGTGTTAGAGAAAAGAACATTCGATTTTTTGTCCTTTATAGAGGAAATTATAGAAGATTTGAAAAGGTCAGAAAATGTGAAGGGGAAAAAGGCAAAAATTTCTCTTATTTTTGAAAAAGGAGATTATAAAATTGAAGCAGATAGAGAAAAACTTAGAAGGGTTTTTGTGAATCTCATTAATAATGCTTGCGATGCAATAAGTGAAGGTGGTGAGATAAATGTTGAAATGAGAGAAAATAGCAAAAGTATTATTACAAAAGTGATAGACAATGGAGTAGGTATTCCAGAGGAAAAGAAAGATGAAATTTTTGAACCTTTTATAACAACAAAGCCAAATGGAACAGGGCTTGGCCTTTCAATTGTTCAAAGAATTGTTTCAGCGCATAAAGGAAAGATTTTTGTAGACAGTAAAGTAGGTGAGGGCTCTATCTTTACTGTTGAGCTACCAAAGAAAGGAGGTGAAAATGCCTAA
- a CDS encoding ATP-binding protein, which produces MRSNKVDLRIEEIKKILDKLEVPFAMLNKTGEVIFANEYFKEKRYSLKDILSPFDLENVKEEIEKEVKIGKKRVKVRIRVLQIENSQKVFLLEVYSLDKDFGEIISSWYKTIDAVKEMLYVVDNNYNLVKLNSAVAELSKSHPKELIGEKCYKAVFRKEEICEDCFLPVVMEREGKIQYIRNEWGKTFLVTGVKIREGEYLFVMEDVTKVKQLERNIAEIKKFNSIGSLISYIRHSVGNGINAIKCSLQVLEQMYEELDDFKRKEYLSKCLGEVNKIESLLATLKEFSRYEGIGSFVLDLTEVVLECEKNFREFCRNNGVEFKSKCEKKEFLVKGDAPLIVVALTEIIDNAIEAMEKSSKKILSFKYYLKEDEAVLEISDTGIGIPEENLSKIGEPFFTTKKERAGLGLYQATKIIKMQGGDIEFSSKVGKGTVVKVFFREYSG; this is translated from the coding sequence ATGAGGTCTAATAAGGTTGATTTGAGAATAGAAGAGATAAAGAAAATATTAGATAAGTTAGAAGTTCCCTTCGCTATGTTAAACAAAACTGGAGAAGTTATTTTTGCTAATGAGTATTTTAAGGAGAAAAGATACTCTCTAAAGGATATTCTATCTCCTTTTGACTTAGAGAATGTTAAGGAAGAAATAGAGAAGGAAGTGAAGATTGGAAAGAAGAGAGTTAAAGTTAGGATTAGAGTTCTCCAAATAGAAAATTCTCAAAAAGTTTTTTTATTAGAAGTTTATTCTTTGGATAAAGATTTTGGGGAAATTATCTCTTCCTGGTATAAAACCATAGATGCTGTAAAGGAGATGTTATATGTGGTGGATAATAACTATAATTTGGTGAAGTTAAATAGTGCTGTGGCTGAGTTAAGTAAGAGTCATCCTAAAGAATTAATAGGCGAAAAATGCTATAAAGCCGTTTTTAGGAAAGAAGAGATCTGTGAAGATTGTTTTCTCCCAGTTGTGATGGAGAGAGAAGGGAAGATTCAGTATATAAGGAATGAATGGGGGAAGACATTTCTTGTTACAGGAGTAAAGATAAGAGAAGGGGAATATCTTTTTGTAATGGAAGACGTGACGAAAGTAAAACAACTTGAAAGAAATATTGCGGAAATTAAAAAGTTTAATTCAATAGGTTCTTTAATATCTTATATAAGACATTCTGTAGGGAATGGAATTAATGCTATTAAATGTTCTTTGCAAGTCCTTGAACAGATGTATGAAGAACTTGATGATTTTAAGAGGAAAGAATATTTAAGTAAGTGTCTTGGGGAAGTAAATAAAATAGAATCGCTTCTTGCTACTTTAAAGGAATTTTCAAGATATGAAGGTATTGGTTCTTTTGTTTTGGATTTGACTGAGGTTGTTTTAGAATGCGAGAAGAATTTTAGGGAGTTTTGTAGGAATAATGGAGTGGAGTTTAAGAGTAAATGCGAGAAAAAAGAATTTTTAGTGAAAGGAGATGCCCCTTTAATTGTTGTGGCTCTTACAGAAATTATTGACAATGCAATAGAAGCTATGGAAAAATCTTCAAAAAAAATACTCTCTTTTAAATATTACCTTAAAGAAGATGAAGCTGTTTTGGAGATTTCAGATACAGGGATTGGTATTCCAGAGGAGAATCTTTCAAAAATTGGAGAGCCTTTTTTTACAACAAAAAAAGAAAGAGCAGGGCTTGGCCTTTATCAAGCTACCAAAATAATAAAAATGCAGGGAGGAGATATTGAATTTAGTAGCAAGGTTGGGAAGGGAACAGTTGTTAAAGTATTTTTTAGGGAATACTCTGGTTAA
- a CDS encoding zinc ribbon domain-containing protein translates to MGIIFCRECQKELSKESRICPYCGASLPKLEWKRQGFEWKTDKTLFGYPLIHIAFGRDTQNKIRVAKGIIAIGQFAIGLITFAQFGIGILFGLGQFILSTTAIAQFAISILLGIGQLSIGYISIGQFSLGFYVLAQNGFGKYIWSPQMKTKEAIIFFTQLYGRLRELFLKSF, encoded by the coding sequence ATGGGAATAATTTTCTGTAGAGAATGCCAGAAAGAACTAAGTAAAGAATCCAGAATTTGTCCTTATTGTGGAGCTTCTCTTCCAAAATTAGAATGGAAAAGACAAGGTTTTGAATGGAAAACAGATAAAACGCTTTTTGGTTATCCTCTAATTCACATTGCTTTTGGAAGAGATACACAAAACAAAATAAGAGTTGCAAAAGGGATAATAGCAATTGGGCAATTCGCTATAGGGTTAATTACTTTTGCTCAATTTGGGATAGGAATTCTATTTGGATTGGGGCAGTTTATTTTAAGCACTACAGCAATAGCCCAATTCGCAATTTCTATCCTTCTGGGTATTGGACAGCTCTCAATTGGATACATCTCAATTGGGCAATTTTCTTTAGGATTTTATGTTTTAGCTCAAAATGGGTTTGGAAAGTATATTTGGAGCCCTCAAATGAAAACAAAAGAAGCAATTATTTTTTTCACTCAATTATATGGAAGACTGAGAGAGCTATTTCTTAAGAGCTTTTAA
- a CDS encoding sigma-54 dependent transcriptional regulator has translation MSYKVLVIDDDEKFLGVLAQGLKKEDLVVSTATTGKEGIDRFKEIDFDVVLVDLVLPDMDGIEILKIIRNIDSSFPVIMITGHASIDLAVKAMRMGAFYFIEKPASTKAILEIIKRAIEQKELIISYQSLKKTAEEKFSFSGLIGKSKEMQEIFELIERIASSEATVLIQGESGTGKELVAKAIHFNSPRKEHRFVAINCSALPESLLESELFGYERGAFTGADKKKKGLFEIAHKGTIFLDEIVETSPAFQSKLLRVLEDKTFYPVGSTEERKADVRILAATNRVIEEAVEEGKFRKDLYYRLNVVKISMPPLRERKIDIPLLTKEFLRKYSEKNRKQIKGVSDEAMEVLMRYSWPGNVRELENAIERAVILCPGEIILPEHLPEKTSKSEELEPSNILKYEEAKEVFEKKYLRNLLKYTEGVVTEAAKIAGMTRQNIYLKLNKYNINPKVYYPRE, from the coding sequence ATGTCTTATAAAGTCCTTGTAATAGATGACGACGAAAAATTCTTAGGGGTTTTGGCACAAGGATTAAAAAAAGAAGATCTTGTTGTTTCCACTGCAACAACAGGGAAAGAGGGTATAGATCGGTTTAAAGAAATAGATTTTGACGTAGTCTTAGTGGACCTTGTTCTCCCCGATATGGATGGAATAGAAATATTAAAAATAATAAGGAACATTGATTCCAGCTTCCCTGTTATAATGATAACAGGGCATGCCTCCATTGATCTTGCAGTAAAGGCTATGAGGATGGGGGCTTTTTACTTTATAGAAAAACCTGCTTCTACAAAAGCAATTTTAGAAATAATTAAAAGAGCAATAGAACAAAAAGAATTGATAATAAGTTATCAATCTTTAAAAAAGACAGCAGAGGAAAAGTTTAGTTTCTCAGGGCTTATAGGAAAAAGCAAAGAAATGCAAGAAATTTTTGAGTTAATAGAGAGAATAGCTTCTTCTGAAGCAACAGTTTTAATTCAAGGCGAATCAGGAACAGGTAAAGAATTAGTAGCAAAGGCTATTCATTTTAACTCTCCAAGAAAAGAGCATAGATTTGTCGCAATAAATTGTAGTGCTCTTCCAGAGTCTCTTCTTGAGAGTGAGTTATTCGGATACGAAAGAGGAGCTTTCACAGGAGCAGATAAGAAAAAGAAGGGTCTTTTTGAAATTGCTCATAAAGGAACAATCTTTTTAGATGAAATTGTAGAAACCTCACCCGCCTTTCAGTCAAAATTATTAAGAGTCTTAGAAGACAAAACTTTTTATCCTGTAGGTTCTACAGAAGAAAGAAAAGCTGATGTAAGAATTCTTGCTGCAACAAATAGAGTTATAGAAGAAGCTGTAGAAGAAGGAAAATTTAGAAAAGACTTATATTATCGCTTGAATGTTGTAAAAATTTCTATGCCTCCTTTACGAGAGAGGAAAATTGATATTCCTTTGTTAACAAAAGAATTCTTAAGAAAATATTCAGAGAAAAACAGAAAACAAATAAAAGGAGTCTCTGATGAGGCGATGGAAGTCCTAATGAGATATTCCTGGCCAGGAAATGTTAGAGAGCTTGAAAATGCAATAGAAAGAGCAGTTATTCTTTGTCCAGGAGAAATTATCCTCCCTGAACATTTACCAGAGAAAACAAGTAAAAGCGAAGAATTAGAACCTTCCAATATCTTAAAATATGAAGAAGCAAAAGAAGTCTTTGAGAAAAAATATTTAAGGAATCTCCTAAAATACACAGAAGGCGTTGTAACAGAAGCGGCAAAGATAGCAGGAATGACAAGACAAAATATATATCTAAAACTAAATAAATATAACATAAATCCAAAAGTTTATTACCCAAGGGAATAG